The sequence below is a genomic window from Zhongshania aliphaticivorans.
GCTAAGCCCTATTAAAAACAGGGTGTTGATACTAAAGGTCATTGTGGTGTCGCTGACGGAGGCTGATAAACACAAAGCCAATAACAAATAGCCAAATTAAATGGTGGCGATACCAGAGATTGCTGCCTTCATAGAGCCAGCGGCCCATCGTTGGGGCATACACAAAAGCAAAAATTGATAATAAAAGCAGGGGAGATTGAATTTGCATGGCGACCGAGACGCGTTCACTGTCGGCATGATGTTACTGGAGGTGCGGGTAAACTGCAAAGCATGCTGCGCATGGTGGTGCTTATATTGTGTTGTTAAACGGCATCGATGTGCCTGCTGGCGGGGATGTCTTGGGGGCGCCAGTGCGCGGTGGCCCACGTTAGTAAGGCAGTGCTATCGGTGAGGGTGTCGGGGGGCGGGCTTTGCTGTAAATAGTGCAGTGCGCTGCGGAGATTGTCGGTGGCGCGACTGTCATCGAGCGCAGGGGCGAAGCTTTGTTTGCTAAGTTTGTGGCCGTCGCTACCAACAATGACAGGTATGTGGCAGTAGCGCACCGGTGGTAGGCCAAGGGTGTTTTGTAGGTGAATTTGCCAGGCAGTGGCATCGAGCAAATCAACCCCGCGCACGATATCGGTAACTCCCTGTTCGGCATCGTCGACCACAACAGCGAGCTGGTAGGCATAGAGGCCGTCTTTGCGTTTTAAGACCGGGTCGCCGATGTCCGCTTGGGCGCGACTTTGGTTGCCTTGGATGCGATCTTCAAAGTGGATCGTTTCATTGGGCGTGCGCAGGCGAATAGCTGAGCTGCCGGGGCTGCCCGGATGGCGGCAGGCGCCAATGTGTAAGCCATGCTTAGGTGCAAGCTGGCGACGGGAGCAGTTACAGTAATACGCAAGGTTGTTGTCGAGAAGCTGTTGCAAATAAGTATCGTAGGCTGCGCTACGCTGGCTTTGCCAGAAGATGTCGCCATCCCATATTAGGCCATGACTAATGAGGCTGTTGATGATTTGCTGCGCGGCACCCGCTTGCTCTCGAGGTGGGTCAATGTCTTCCATACGCAGCAGCCATTGGCCGCGAT
It includes:
- the gluQRS gene encoding tRNA glutamyl-Q(34) synthetase GluQRS; amino-acid sequence: MGRFAPSPSGPLHIGSLVTALASYLDARANRGQWLLRMEDIDPPREQAGAAQQIINSLISHGLIWDGDIFWQSQRSAAYDTYLQQLLDNNLAYYCNCSRRQLAPKHGLHIGACRHPGSPGSSAIRLRTPNETIHFEDRIQGNQSRAQADIGDPVLKRKDGLYAYQLAVVVDDAEQGVTDIVRGVDLLDATAWQIHLQNTLGLPPVRYCHIPVIVGSDGHKLSKQSFAPALDDSRATDNLRSALHYLQQSPPPDTLTDSTALLTWATAHWRPQDIPASRHIDAV